A DNA window from Microcystis aeruginosa NIES-843 contains the following coding sequences:
- a CDS encoding IS701-like element ISMae34 family transposase, protein MKETTPAAMPPCFDRWCRRFDNCFKNEAQKNGFRQYLGGLLGESERKNLTQMANNAVGVVYNRLHHFLTESPWSDRQVNECRLQVMNQCRQTQIPRGFSLIVDDSGHRKSGNLTAGVGRQYLGEIGKTDNGIVAVTTHLYDGKKSVPLDIEIYQPASSLAEGKEDKEFKKKPEIAIDLIDRSLTRGYRPKIVLIDAGYGNNTNFLKALEERKLKYLGGLAKNRKVIIEKEGGVEETIQLEQLAKSLSEKDWEKITLNLDKEKTVWVAVFRAKISQLEGERNLAIVMNASSMEKATEVDYFITNVVEADTVTASWIVRTYTERNWVEVFYREAKGWLGLREYQVRDKRSLLRHFILVFCAYTFILWHKLTGGLQRQWANRPLNTFVEALEAFRTAMSFRFFEWLTENRDVFAAYKASLGFVWA, encoded by the coding sequence ATGAAAGAGACAACCCCAGCCGCGATGCCCCCATGCTTTGACCGATGGTGTCGGCGGTTTGACAATTGCTTCAAAAACGAAGCGCAAAAAAACGGCTTCAGACAATATTTAGGAGGATTATTAGGGGAAAGTGAGAGGAAAAACCTCACTCAAATGGCCAATAATGCCGTCGGAGTAGTTTATAACCGATTACATCACTTTTTGACCGAATCTCCCTGGTCAGACCGTCAGGTGAATGAATGTCGGTTGCAAGTGATGAACCAATGCCGCCAGACGCAAATCCCCCGAGGATTTTCCCTGATTGTCGATGACTCAGGACATCGAAAAAGTGGCAATCTGACCGCCGGAGTTGGCAGGCAGTACCTAGGAGAAATTGGCAAGACAGACAACGGAATAGTCGCCGTCACTACCCATCTCTACGACGGCAAAAAAAGTGTCCCCCTAGACATTGAAATTTATCAACCGGCTAGTTCCTTAGCCGAGGGGAAAGAAGACAAAGAATTTAAGAAGAAACCAGAGATAGCGATAGATTTAATTGACCGGAGCTTAACCAGAGGCTATCGACCGAAAATCGTCTTAATAGATGCTGGTTATGGCAACAACACAAATTTTCTCAAAGCCCTGGAAGAAAGAAAGCTAAAATACTTAGGAGGATTGGCAAAAAATCGAAAAGTAATTATTGAAAAAGAAGGGGGTGTGGAAGAAACAATCCAGCTTGAGCAACTAGCAAAAAGCCTATCAGAAAAGGATTGGGAGAAAATCACCCTAAATCTAGATAAAGAAAAAACGGTTTGGGTAGCGGTATTCAGAGCGAAAATATCTCAACTAGAAGGAGAAAGGAACTTGGCGATCGTCATGAATGCAAGTTCAATGGAAAAAGCCACAGAGGTGGACTATTTCATCACCAATGTAGTTGAGGCAGATACAGTAACAGCTTCGTGGATAGTGAGGACTTACACCGAAAGAAATTGGGTGGAAGTATTCTACCGAGAAGCCAAAGGATGGTTAGGGTTAAGGGAATATCAAGTCAGGGATAAACGAAGCTTACTTCGTCATTTTATCCTGGTGTTTTGTGCCTATACATTTATCCTGTGGCATAAGTTAACTGGGGGATTGCAAAGGCAGTGGGCGAATCGACCTTTAAACACTTTTGTGGAAGCCTTGGAAGCTTTTCGGACAGCGATGTCTTTCCGTTTCTTTGAGTGGCTGACCGAGAATCGGGATGTGTTTGCCGCTTACAAAGCCAGTTTAGGCTTTGTTTGGGCTTGA
- a CDS encoding glycosyltransferase family 4 protein: MSRKLLFLSTPVGFLGSGGGGGVELTLYNLARTLTRQGYPVRVVAPEASQLHDIPLITIAGNAQISAQSQGRQAPILMPENAVLANMWHYAQQVQNQYDLIVNFAYDWLPFYLTPFFATPVAHLVSMASVSLAMDHIIEKTYSNFPHLLAFHTLAQAETFSLSPPYRCLANGLDVSLYQFRDDPSPCLAWVGRIAPEKALEDAIAACQQLGVPLRVFGHISDPLYWQNLQDTYSFDLVDYRGFLPTGSLQKELGDCFGLLMTPRWVEAFGNVAIEALACGVPVVAYRRGGPVEIIEEGKTGFLVEPDSIEGLVTGIKNLDRIDRYSCRAVVEQKYSLEALANRAINWFEEIFARKK; encoded by the coding sequence TTGAGTCGAAAACTGTTATTTCTCTCCACCCCCGTGGGATTTTTGGGTTCGGGGGGCGGCGGTGGCGTAGAATTAACTCTTTATAATCTCGCTCGCACTCTGACCAGGCAAGGCTATCCGGTGCGGGTAGTGGCTCCAGAAGCCTCGCAGTTGCATGATATTCCCTTAATCACTATAGCAGGAAATGCCCAGATTTCCGCCCAAAGTCAGGGCCGGCAAGCCCCGATTTTAATGCCCGAAAATGCCGTTTTGGCCAATATGTGGCACTACGCCCAACAGGTACAAAATCAGTACGATTTAATTGTTAATTTTGCCTACGATTGGCTCCCTTTTTATCTCACTCCTTTTTTTGCCACTCCCGTCGCCCATTTAGTCAGCATGGCTTCCGTTTCTTTGGCGATGGATCATATTATTGAAAAAACCTACAGCAATTTTCCCCATTTACTCGCTTTTCACACCCTTGCCCAAGCAGAAACTTTCTCCCTCTCTCCCCCCTATCGCTGTTTGGCTAATGGTTTAGACGTATCTTTGTATCAGTTTCGGGACGATCCTTCCCCCTGTCTAGCCTGGGTGGGACGGATTGCCCCGGAAAAGGCTTTGGAAGATGCGATCGCAGCTTGTCAACAGTTAGGTGTCCCTTTACGGGTTTTCGGTCATATTTCCGATCCTCTCTACTGGCAAAATTTACAGGATACCTATAGTTTCGATTTAGTCGATTATCGCGGGTTTTTGCCCACCGGGAGCCTACAAAAAGAGCTAGGCGACTGTTTTGGCCTGTTGATGACCCCGCGCTGGGTTGAGGCTTTTGGTAACGTGGCTATTGAAGCTTTAGCCTGTGGTGTTCCCGTAGTTGCCTATCGTCGCGGTGGTCCGGTAGAAATTATTGAAGAGGGAAAAACTGGTTTTTTAGTTGAACCCGATAGTATCGAGGGATTAGTTACAGGAATTAAAAATTTAGACCGGATCGATCGATATTCTTGTCGTGCAGTAGTCGAGCAAAAATATTCCCTAGAAGCTTTGGCAAATCGAGCTATTAATTGGTTTGAAGAAATTTTTGCTCGCAAAAAATAA
- a CDS encoding B12-binding domain-containing radical SAM protein, translated as MKALLLWPLMPNSFWSYQETLNLAGLRATNPPLGLITVAALLPSDWEIRFVDRNVRLETASDWEWCDLVIISAMIIQKKDFQELIAKGLQLGKKVAVGGPYPTSYPEVAQKAGADYLILDEGELTIPLFLAALERGEPSGVFRASEKPDVTMTPIARYDLLDLDAYLAITVQFSRGCPFQCEFCDIINLYGRKPRTKTPEQMLAELETLYQLGWRRYIFVVDDNFIGNKRNAKVFLRELIPWMEQHQYPFKLITEASLNLAEDSELIELMVKAGFMLVFMGIETPDTDSLMGINKVQNTRQSLIESCHKITRMGLQIMSGFIIGFDNEKPGAGQRIKDFIMEASIPQGQFSLLQALQNTALWNRLQREGRLVDGMGTFHQGAMMNFEPTRPVEEITEEYIDAFWEIYDPVNYLKRTFNHFMMMGGWRGKSNRKLDGQQWQLFRSLLWRQGIVRPTRFRFWWQLAVIAWVKPRLLEEYLATLGIGEHFFAYRYEVREQLLKQLADLKQQKARVAQLEKTLKN; from the coding sequence ATGAAAGCCCTATTACTATGGCCGCTGATGCCCAACTCCTTTTGGTCCTATCAAGAGACTTTAAATCTAGCCGGCTTGAGAGCAACCAATCCGCCTCTGGGTTTAATTACGGTGGCGGCCCTGTTGCCATCGGATTGGGAAATCCGGTTTGTTGATCGCAATGTCCGATTGGAAACGGCTTCGGATTGGGAGTGGTGCGATTTGGTAATCATCTCCGCCATGATCATTCAGAAAAAGGACTTTCAAGAATTGATTGCCAAAGGGTTGCAGTTGGGTAAAAAAGTGGCGGTGGGCGGGCCTTACCCCACCTCCTATCCAGAAGTTGCCCAAAAAGCTGGAGCAGATTACCTGATTCTGGATGAAGGAGAACTGACAATCCCTCTGTTCCTGGCAGCCCTAGAGCGGGGTGAACCGAGTGGTGTCTTTAGAGCCAGCGAGAAACCCGATGTCACCATGACACCGATCGCCCGCTATGATCTACTAGATCTGGATGCCTATCTGGCGATTACCGTGCAGTTTTCTCGCGGTTGCCCCTTTCAATGCGAATTTTGTGACATCATCAACCTCTATGGCCGCAAACCGCGCACCAAAACCCCAGAACAAATGTTGGCTGAGTTGGAGACGTTATATCAACTGGGCTGGAGGCGCTACATTTTTGTTGTCGATGACAACTTCATTGGCAATAAGCGGAATGCCAAGGTGTTTCTGCGGGAGTTGATCCCCTGGATGGAACAACACCAGTATCCCTTTAAACTGATTACGGAAGCTTCCCTTAATCTGGCCGAAGACAGTGAACTGATCGAGTTAATGGTCAAGGCCGGCTTTATGCTGGTGTTTATGGGGATTGAGACACCAGATACCGATAGCTTAATGGGCATTAACAAGGTTCAAAACACCCGCCAATCCCTGATCGAATCCTGTCACAAAATTACCCGCATGGGGCTGCAGATTATGTCTGGCTTCATTATCGGTTTTGACAATGAGAAACCTGGCGCAGGGCAGCGGATCAAAGATTTTATTATGGAGGCGAGTATTCCCCAGGGGCAGTTTAGCCTGCTCCAGGCACTGCAAAATACCGCCCTGTGGAATCGCCTGCAACGGGAAGGTCGTCTGGTGGATGGCATGGGCACTTTCCATCAGGGAGCCATGATGAACTTTGAGCCAACTCGCCCGGTGGAAGAGATTACCGAAGAATACATCGACGCTTTCTGGGAAATCTACGATCCTGTTAACTACCTGAAACGAACCTTCAACCATTTCATGATGATGGGGGGATGGCGCGGCAAATCGAACCGTAAATTAGATGGGCAACAGTGGCAATTGTTCCGTTCCTTGCTCTGGCGGCAGGGGATTGTCCGACCGACGCGGTTCCGTTTCTGGTGGCAACTGGCGGTGATTGCCTGGGTCAAACCCCGTCTGCTAGAAGAGTATCTAGCGACCCTAGGGATAGGTGAGCATTTTTTTGCCTATCGCTATGAAGTAAGAGAACAATTACTAAAACAACTAGCCGATTTGAAGCAACAGAAAGCAAGGGTAGCCCAGCTGGAAAAAACGCTCAAAAACTAG